From one Desmospora activa DSM 45169 genomic stretch:
- the rsmG gene encoding 16S rRNA (guanine(527)-N(7))-methyltransferase RsmG yields the protein MSEQAEWLAQAVEEAWSLSLTSHQREQFEQYGRHLLEWNQRINLTAITSSEVIYIKHFYDSLTMIDAVPMQRVRSLVDVGTGAGFPGIPLKIVFPDLQLVLVDSLRKRVQFLQETVELLGLKGVQTVHGRAEEVARERRYREQLDVATARAVAKLNVLAEYCLPFVCTGGWFVALKGAEIETEIQGAKRALRTLGGKEDFTVIPCSLPQEAGMRHLVVVSKERSTPRTYPRKAGTPQRKPLE from the coding sequence ATGAGCGAACAGGCGGAATGGTTGGCACAAGCGGTAGAAGAGGCATGGAGTCTCTCCTTGACTTCGCATCAACGGGAACAGTTTGAACAATATGGACGCCATCTGTTGGAATGGAACCAGCGGATCAATTTAACGGCGATCACTTCAAGCGAAGTGATTTATATTAAACATTTCTATGATTCCCTTACCATGATCGATGCTGTGCCGATGCAGCGTGTGCGGTCACTGGTGGATGTAGGGACGGGTGCGGGTTTTCCTGGGATTCCGCTTAAAATTGTGTTTCCCGATCTACAGTTGGTATTGGTGGATTCCCTGCGGAAGCGGGTTCAGTTTTTGCAGGAAACGGTGGAATTGTTGGGGCTGAAAGGTGTGCAAACGGTACATGGCCGCGCGGAGGAAGTGGCTCGAGAGCGCCGCTACCGTGAGCAGTTGGATGTAGCGACTGCACGGGCAGTGGCCAAGTTGAATGTCTTAGCGGAATACTGTTTGCCATTTGTTTGTACAGGTGGATGGTTTGTCGCGTTAAAGGGAGCCGAAATTGAAACGGAGATCCAGGGGGCAAAGCGAGCGCTTCGCACTTTGGGAGGGAAAGAAGACTTTACGGTAATTCCTTGTTCGTTACCACAAGAAGCGGGTATGCGCCATCTCGTCGTCGTATCCAAAGAGAGATCCACTCCCCGTACATATCCACGTAAAGCGGGAACACCACAGCGAAAGCCGTTGGAGTAA
- a CDS encoding FAD-dependent oxidoreductase, with protein sequence MANTGGDYDLIVITKGQAGLEAAKEAARLGKTALILKLNPGSIASVMCSTSMNGSPGVSAQEGVETERLFLIEDQDRGIRSFHSERLEADARHSVYILQGEQEDTSAVEQTSHDPIDTPSTSYSVEESTFPEEEIEAEATYEAYDNKPDHDQYDERDQFKETLRERDIQTRRKLLQRPSLSNRKPKPASADSEKKSFQKREPELRKRMSRKYPQPGIKKKEDRWEQKSSTQALEKSQLQPFTTSAREKPFNRKSETTEPPEQKTNQRPSIIPLNHKNKKSFRQEDSVRPTNPPQTSPMVWEANESDSIKKKQAQTEEHKVERGESRKKRQSSSSPLNSYQPFQQPKGTLNKKAEPPRASKEAPFSRKERTSPPNSKDSLSSSYGQDWSDRKMTRGPLSDKKQEKEKQQQEPLSSAPFATKRNSGQQPFMNQEMARHVLRNSSQESGLKQDHIDIEDPYGQSYEDFMEPFHSSEQEQQLEKRKLALRGLHNLINNLG encoded by the coding sequence ATGGCAAATACGGGCGGAGACTACGATCTGATCGTGATCACAAAGGGCCAAGCAGGATTGGAAGCAGCTAAAGAGGCCGCCCGCTTGGGAAAAACTGCTCTCATCTTGAAGCTGAATCCTGGATCGATTGCGTCAGTAATGTGTAGCACATCGATGAACGGTTCCCCCGGCGTGTCTGCTCAGGAAGGAGTAGAAACGGAACGACTCTTTCTAATCGAAGATCAAGATAGAGGCATCCGATCTTTCCACAGTGAGCGCTTAGAGGCGGATGCCCGCCATTCCGTCTATATTTTACAAGGAGAACAGGAAGATACGTCTGCTGTCGAGCAAACTTCCCACGATCCAATCGACACCCCTTCTACCTCCTATTCCGTCGAAGAGTCAACCTTCCCAGAGGAAGAGATAGAAGCGGAAGCAACTTATGAAGCTTATGACAATAAACCCGATCACGACCAATACGATGAACGCGATCAGTTCAAAGAAACGCTCCGGGAAAGGGATATTCAAACCCGGCGCAAATTATTGCAGCGCCCTTCGCTGAGCAACCGAAAACCGAAACCGGCATCAGCAGATTCAGAAAAAAAGAGCTTTCAAAAGCGGGAACCGGAATTGCGAAAGCGCATGTCTCGAAAATATCCACAACCCGGAATTAAAAAGAAAGAGGATCGATGGGAGCAAAAATCGTCGACCCAAGCCTTGGAAAAGTCTCAACTGCAGCCGTTCACCACTTCTGCACGGGAAAAACCATTTAACCGCAAATCGGAAACAACGGAACCACCCGAACAAAAAACAAACCAGCGACCGTCGATTATTCCACTAAACCATAAAAATAAAAAATCCTTCCGTCAGGAGGATTCCGTCCGTCCCACCAATCCACCGCAAACCAGTCCTATGGTTTGGGAGGCCAATGAGAGCGACTCTATTAAAAAGAAACAAGCACAAACGGAAGAACACAAAGTTGAACGCGGCGAATCACGGAAAAAGCGACAAAGTTCCTCTTCACCCTTGAACTCTTACCAACCATTTCAGCAGCCTAAAGGAACGCTGAACAAAAAGGCGGAGCCACCCCGCGCTTCCAAAGAAGCCCCTTTTTCACGGAAAGAACGAACATCGCCACCCAATAGCAAGGATTCACTCTCGTCAAGCTATGGACAAGATTGGTCCGATCGGAAAATGACGAGGGGCCCTTTATCCGACAAAAAACAGGAAAAAGAAAAACAACAGCAGGAGCCTTTATCCTCTGCTCCATTCGCAACCAAGCGCAATAGCGGGCAACAACCCTTTATGAATCAGGAAATGGCACGGCACGTATTACGCAACAGCTCACAAGAATCGGGATTAAAACAAGATCACATCGATATCGAAGACCCTTATGGTCAGTCCTATGAAGATTTCATGGAACCTTTCCACAGCAGCGAGCAAGAACAACAATTGGAGAAACGAAAATTAGCGCTACGAGGTTTGCACAACTTAATCAACAATTTGGGGTGA
- a CDS encoding aminotransferase class V-fold PLP-dependent enzyme has translation MIYLDNAASSWPKPPQVTEAMSQSINQYGANPGRGGHRLARQAAGMVEETRRSLANLFAVRDARHLLFAPSATYALNQAIHGTLRPGDHVISSAWEHNAVARPLEALRRAGVIEVTWLPPQASLASSHAWEKAIRPSTRLLVVTHASNVTGAIHPLAEIGSLAQSRHIPLLVDAAQTAGIVPIDVEAMGITMLAFPGHKGLMGPQGIGGLYVDPKHPLQPLIHGGTGSRSEELNPPLDRPVAFEAGTLNTPGIAGLNAGVRFVQQTGIETIHRREWELVHRLIAGLCDIAGVQLLLPDGEALPVLSFTVDGVDVQEIATILDQHYEIAIRAGYHCAALAHRSLETKTGGGTVRVSPGFFNTEQEIDTFIEAVTEIVDALT, from the coding sequence TTGATCTATTTAGACAATGCCGCCTCCAGCTGGCCCAAACCACCGCAAGTGACAGAAGCGATGAGCCAGAGCATCAATCAATACGGAGCTAATCCCGGACGAGGCGGGCATCGCTTGGCACGCCAAGCCGCCGGAATGGTAGAAGAGACACGCCGATCGTTGGCAAATCTCTTTGCGGTTCGTGATGCCCGCCATTTATTATTTGCCCCCAGTGCCACATACGCACTAAACCAAGCTATCCATGGTACATTGCGTCCCGGTGATCATGTCATCAGCTCCGCATGGGAGCACAACGCAGTGGCGCGACCGTTGGAGGCACTGCGACGAGCGGGTGTCATCGAGGTAACATGGTTACCGCCACAGGCCTCGTTGGCCAGTAGTCACGCATGGGAAAAAGCGATTCGTCCATCTACTCGGTTGCTGGTGGTTACACATGCCTCCAATGTGACCGGGGCGATCCACCCGCTTGCAGAAATCGGATCATTGGCCCAAAGCCGCCATATTCCGTTGTTGGTGGATGCAGCCCAAACGGCGGGAATAGTGCCGATTGATGTGGAAGCGATGGGGATTACAATGTTGGCGTTTCCCGGCCATAAAGGTTTAATGGGGCCGCAAGGGATCGGGGGATTATATGTAGATCCGAAACATCCGCTGCAACCGCTGATCCATGGTGGAACAGGCAGCCGGTCGGAGGAATTGAATCCACCGCTTGATCGGCCGGTGGCTTTTGAGGCGGGAACGCTTAATACACCAGGTATCGCCGGATTAAACGCCGGTGTCCGCTTTGTGCAACAGACAGGGATAGAAACCATCCATCGTCGGGAATGGGAACTGGTCCACCGTTTGATCGCGGGACTTTGCGACATTGCCGGTGTCCAATTGCTGCTACCCGACGGTGAAGCACTCCCTGTCCTTTCTTTTACAGTGGATGGCGTCGATGTACAAGAGATCGCCACCATTTTGGATCAACATTATGAGATCGCGATACGGGCAGGGTATCACTGTGCCGCTCTGGCTCATCGCTCCTTGGAAACAAAAACAGGTGGGGGAACGGTGCGTGTCAGTCCCGGCTTTTTTAACACTGAGCAAGAGATCGATACATTTATAGAAGCAGTGACAGAGATTGTAGATGCGCTCACCTAA
- the noc gene encoding nucleoid occlusion protein, whose protein sequence is MKEPFTRLFGMAEKGEVDEVKQIRVGEIHPSPYQPRNIFQDDHMDELCQSIRTHGVIQPIVVRNRDHGYELIAGERRWRAVKKLGLETIPAVVRNMTDTQAASASLIENLQREGLSAIEEAMAYQKLLELHHLTQESLAQRLGKGQSTVANKLRLLQLPAEIKDALLHRKVTERHARALLGLHEPQFQLKLLHEIMEKGLNVKQTEERVRKWTEEKKRPKAKRKSFSRDVRIAVNTIRQSVDMVKQSGLPVSADEHERDDCYEVIIRIPKK, encoded by the coding sequence ATGAAAGAGCCGTTCACCCGCCTCTTCGGTATGGCTGAAAAGGGAGAGGTGGATGAGGTGAAACAGATAAGGGTCGGCGAAATCCACCCCAGTCCTTATCAGCCGCGAAACATTTTTCAGGATGATCACATGGACGAGCTTTGTCAATCGATCCGTACACATGGTGTGATTCAGCCGATCGTGGTGAGAAACCGAGATCATGGATATGAGCTAATCGCAGGGGAGAGACGGTGGCGTGCCGTCAAGAAATTAGGTCTAGAAACCATTCCCGCTGTGGTACGGAATATGACCGACACACAAGCAGCTTCGGCTTCTTTAATTGAAAACCTACAGCGAGAAGGGTTGTCAGCGATTGAAGAAGCGATGGCGTATCAGAAGTTATTGGAACTTCATCACTTAACACAGGAAAGTTTGGCTCAACGTCTCGGGAAAGGACAATCGACAGTGGCCAACAAGCTGCGATTGTTACAACTTCCGGCCGAGATAAAAGATGCTTTGTTGCACCGAAAAGTGACAGAACGCCATGCCCGGGCATTGCTTGGTCTACATGAACCCCAATTTCAACTAAAATTGTTACACGAAATCATGGAAAAAGGGTTAAATGTCAAACAGACGGAAGAACGTGTGCGTAAGTGGACGGAGGAGAAAAAACGTCCCAAAGCAAAACGAAAGTCGTTTTCCCGTGATGTTCGGATCGCGGTAAATACCATCCGCCAGTCGGTGGATATGGTGAAACAATCGGGATTGCCCGTCTCGGCAGATGAACATGAACGGGACGATTGCTATGAAGTGATCATTCGTATTCCTAAAAAATAA
- the mnmG gene encoding tRNA uridine-5-carboxymethylaminomethyl(34) synthesis enzyme MnmG, which yields MPVHGQQFDVIVIGAGHAGCEAALASARMGCSTLLLTLSLDTIAYMPCNPSVGGPAKGHVVREVDALGGEMGRNIDKTHIQMRMLNTGKGPAVYALRAQADKVLYQQEMKKALENEPNLVLHQNMVERLLVENGICRGVITRTGAEYRAEAVVLTTGTYLRGKVIIGDLAYESGPNNQQPAINLAHHLHELGFETVRFKTGTPPRVNKLTIDTEQMEIQPGDEEPRAFSYETTQTITDQLPCWLTYTNENTHQFIRDNLHRAPMYSGQIEGQGPRYCPSIEDKIVRFADKDRHQVFLEPEGRDTLEMYVQGLSTSLPEDVQQAFLRTITGMEQAEMMRTGYAIEYDAIVPTQLWPSLETKRVPGLFTAGQINGTSGYEEAAGQGIMAGINAARKVQKKEPVVLDRSQGYIGVLIDDLVTKGTAEPYRLLTSRAEYRLLLRHDNADLRLTELGYEIGLISEERYRRFTQKREAIEREIDRLRHTKIKPTAAVQSLLHELGSSELDNAVELAKLIKRPEVRYEHIQVIAPADEPIPADVAEQVEIQLKYEGYIKKSLQQVEKMSKMENKRIPDWVDYEQVVGISTEAREKLNRVRPLSLGQASRISGVNPADISILLVYIEQGGKKSASV from the coding sequence ATGCCTGTTCATGGGCAACAATTTGATGTGATTGTGATAGGGGCCGGTCATGCGGGGTGTGAAGCGGCTTTAGCATCGGCGCGGATGGGATGTTCCACGCTGTTATTAACCCTGAGCCTGGATACGATTGCGTACATGCCGTGTAATCCGTCTGTCGGTGGCCCGGCCAAAGGGCATGTGGTGCGGGAAGTAGATGCGCTAGGCGGTGAGATGGGGCGCAATATCGACAAAACCCATATCCAGATGCGGATGCTTAATACAGGCAAAGGGCCGGCGGTATATGCGCTGCGGGCGCAAGCGGATAAGGTGTTGTATCAGCAGGAGATGAAAAAAGCCCTGGAGAACGAGCCCAATCTGGTTCTGCATCAAAATATGGTGGAACGTCTGCTGGTGGAGAATGGCATCTGCCGAGGCGTGATCACCCGGACAGGGGCGGAATACCGTGCGGAAGCGGTGGTTCTCACTACCGGAACCTATTTACGCGGGAAGGTGATTATCGGGGATCTCGCTTATGAAAGCGGACCGAACAACCAACAACCCGCCATCAATCTGGCCCATCATCTGCATGAACTGGGTTTTGAGACGGTTCGTTTTAAAACGGGGACGCCACCGCGGGTAAATAAACTGACGATCGATACGGAGCAAATGGAAATTCAGCCGGGGGATGAAGAACCGCGTGCTTTTTCCTATGAGACGACACAAACGATCACTGATCAGTTGCCCTGCTGGCTTACCTACACCAACGAAAACACCCACCAATTTATCCGCGACAACCTGCATCGGGCACCGATGTATTCCGGTCAAATCGAGGGGCAGGGTCCCCGGTATTGCCCTTCGATCGAGGATAAGATCGTTCGCTTTGCCGATAAGGATCGGCACCAAGTTTTTTTGGAACCGGAAGGTCGCGACACGTTAGAAATGTATGTACAAGGGTTGTCCACTAGTCTGCCGGAAGATGTGCAACAGGCATTTCTGCGCACGATCACCGGAATGGAACAGGCAGAAATGATGCGGACCGGGTATGCGATCGAGTATGATGCGATTGTGCCGACACAACTATGGCCCAGTTTGGAGACAAAACGGGTACCGGGACTTTTTACCGCTGGTCAAATCAACGGCACATCCGGTTATGAGGAAGCGGCAGGCCAGGGAATTATGGCTGGTATTAACGCCGCTCGCAAGGTGCAAAAAAAAGAACCGGTTGTGCTGGATCGTTCCCAGGGGTATATCGGAGTTCTGATTGACGATCTAGTGACCAAAGGTACGGCGGAACCGTACCGGTTGCTCACTTCCCGGGCAGAATATCGGCTTTTGCTGCGCCATGATAACGCCGATCTTCGTCTGACAGAACTGGGTTATGAGATCGGGCTGATTTCAGAGGAGCGGTATCGTCGGTTTACGCAAAAGCGGGAGGCGATTGAACGGGAAATCGACCGCTTGCGTCACACCAAAATCAAACCGACTGCAGCAGTGCAATCCTTGTTACATGAGCTAGGATCGAGTGAACTGGATAACGCGGTGGAATTGGCGAAGTTGATTAAGCGGCCGGAAGTTCGTTATGAGCATATCCAGGTTATCGCTCCCGCCGATGAACCGATTCCTGCGGATGTAGCGGAACAAGTGGAGATCCAGCTGAAATATGAAGGGTACATCAAGAAGTCACTGCAACAGGTGGAGAAAATGAGCAAGATGGAGAATAAACGAATCCCCGATTGGGTCGATTATGAGCAAGTGGTGGGGATTTCGACGGAAGCTCGTGAAAAATTGAACCGGGTACGTCCCCTTTCCCTGGGGCAGGCTTCTCGAATTTCCGGCGTCAATCCTGCGGATATCTCCATCTTGTTGGTTTATATTGAGCAGGGGGGAAAGAAGAGCGCTAGCGTTTAA
- a CDS encoding ParM/StbA family protein, with the protein MSTPIYIGNDQGYYGTKVVSRNGDKFLKMFIRNMVVPNRVGEITYNNDPHNIMYREKERDPEWFVGKLAIEQSADDELFDSHERRLFSPTWFREQEYLIMFRVSTGLMLQGISDSEPIVSVALPTDSYIDYKEELKRRLVGKHSFEIKQGNMPYRRIEFEIKRENLYVISQPMATLFHIALDREGQLLNEDLFIQKVSINDLGFGTSDVETLHGETIIKRQSFTSRHAMINVYQLLSKRLAEFTREVDPDKTGKEYPIWSLNRVIRSGEISFKGKVYDVKEIVNSCTQEVGVALVDEVWNRLDFADDITYIILTGGSSIPFKPHYRDRFGDKLIFAEDYGIDAQFANAFGLCKFTQSKSKSVPLKTQQEVAATIQEEFSVPNSAEKRVNRGKSSAKK; encoded by the coding sequence ATGAGCACACCCATATATATAGGAAATGATCAAGGCTATTACGGTACAAAGGTTGTTAGTCGCAATGGGGACAAATTCCTGAAGATGTTTATCCGCAACATGGTCGTTCCCAATCGTGTCGGTGAAATCACGTACAACAATGATCCGCACAACATTATGTACCGGGAAAAAGAGAGAGATCCGGAATGGTTCGTCGGTAAACTGGCCATTGAGCAGTCCGCCGACGATGAGTTGTTTGATTCCCATGAACGTCGCTTGTTCAGCCCTACCTGGTTCCGTGAACAAGAGTATTTAATTATGTTTCGGGTTAGTACAGGCTTGATGCTCCAGGGAATCAGCGACAGCGAACCGATTGTCTCCGTCGCCCTCCCAACCGACAGCTATATTGATTATAAAGAAGAGTTGAAGCGGCGTTTGGTCGGAAAACACAGCTTTGAAATCAAACAGGGAAATATGCCTTATCGCCGCATTGAGTTTGAAATCAAACGGGAAAACTTATACGTCATCAGCCAACCGATGGCCACCTTATTCCATATCGCCCTGGATCGAGAGGGTCAGCTTCTAAATGAAGATCTGTTTATTCAAAAGGTAAGTATTAACGACTTAGGGTTTGGTACCTCTGATGTAGAAACCCTTCACGGTGAAACCATCATTAAACGGCAAAGCTTTACGTCGCGTCATGCGATGATCAATGTTTATCAATTGCTCTCAAAACGTTTAGCTGAATTCACCCGTGAAGTTGACCCGGATAAAACCGGAAAAGAGTATCCGATCTGGAGCTTAAACCGCGTGATTCGATCCGGCGAAATCAGTTTCAAAGGCAAAGTTTACGATGTCAAGGAAATCGTCAACAGCTGTACCCAAGAAGTTGGTGTTGCATTAGTGGATGAGGTTTGGAATCGGCTCGACTTCGCCGATGACATTACCTACATCATTTTGACTGGCGGATCATCGATCCCCTTCAAACCTCATTACCGCGACCGCTTTGGCGATAAATTGATCTTTGCTGAGGATTACGGTATTGACGCACAATTTGCCAATGCTTTCGGCTTATGCAAATTTACCCAAAGTAAATCCAAATCCGTTCCGCTAAAAACACAGCAAGAAGTGGCCGCTACCATTCAGGAAGAGTTCAGCGTACCTAATTCCGCGGAAAAGCGTGTCAACCGTGGCAAAAGCAGCGCAAAAAAATAA
- a CDS encoding ParB/RepB/Spo0J family partition protein — MAGKGLGKGLGSLFPDTLVNEEDPIQEAAVTDLRPNPYQPRKHFDSDALEELKESIQEHGIVQPLVVRKSIRGYEIVAGERRYRAAKEVGLESVPVVVRSFSDEQMMEIALIENLQREDLNAIEIAQAYQKLMDHFSLTQESLAKRVGKSRPHVTNFLRLLQLPQDVQDYVSRGTLSMGHARALLGLKDVEVQTRLAKKAIQEGVSVRQLEEQVQQLQSQPVKKKKKTNPEANPAFKRYEDLLQEAFNTPVRIRQGRRKGRIEIEYFSQRELERLLELLQKDRILE; from the coding sequence ATGGCCGGTAAAGGACTGGGAAAAGGGTTGGGATCACTTTTTCCCGATACGCTGGTAAATGAGGAGGATCCGATTCAGGAAGCGGCGGTAACGGATTTACGTCCCAACCCTTATCAACCGCGTAAACATTTTGATAGTGATGCCTTGGAAGAACTGAAGGAGTCGATTCAAGAGCATGGTATCGTTCAACCTTTAGTCGTTCGCAAAAGTATTCGAGGTTACGAGATTGTAGCGGGAGAACGGCGTTATCGTGCGGCAAAAGAAGTAGGACTGGAGTCAGTTCCCGTAGTGGTACGATCGTTTTCCGATGAACAGATGATGGAGATTGCTCTCATCGAAAACCTGCAACGGGAAGATTTAAACGCTATCGAAATTGCACAAGCGTATCAAAAATTGATGGATCATTTTTCGCTCACACAGGAATCTTTGGCGAAGCGCGTTGGTAAAAGTCGCCCCCATGTGACGAACTTTCTACGATTATTGCAGCTTCCTCAGGATGTACAGGATTATGTTTCACGTGGAACATTGAGTATGGGACATGCCCGTGCATTGTTGGGACTAAAGGATGTAGAGGTACAGACGCGCTTAGCCAAAAAAGCGATTCAAGAGGGAGTCAGTGTTCGCCAGCTGGAAGAGCAGGTTCAACAGTTGCAATCACAACCGGTAAAAAAGAAAAAGAAAACGAACCCGGAAGCCAATCCTGCCTTTAAACGCTATGAAGATTTGTTGCAAGAAGCATTTAATACTCCGGTGCGAATTCGCCAAGGTCGACGAAAAGGGCGGATCGAAATCGAATACTTTTCACAACGGGAGTTGGAGCGATTATTGGAACTGCTGCAAAAAGATCGTATTCTGGAATAG
- a CDS encoding ParA family protein — MAVWQGAWFLPYKTTTSINLGASLAHQGKKTLIVDIDPQGNTTSGLGINKADVNQCIYDVLINETPVSQVIHSTSVEGLSLIPATIELAGAEIELVQTLSREHRLKRALHGIQNDYDFILIDCPPSLSVLTINSLTAANSVLIPIQCEFYALEGLGQLLNTIRIVQKHLNKRLEIEGVLLTMFDGRTNLSTQVMDEVKKYFQQKVYNTVIPRNVRLSEAPSHGTPILHYDARSKGSECYVELAKEVIQNGR; from the coding sequence ATTGCGGTATGGCAAGGCGCTTGGTTCCTACCCTACAAGACAACAACATCGATTAATCTAGGTGCCAGCTTGGCACATCAAGGGAAGAAAACATTGATTGTGGATATTGATCCGCAAGGGAATACCACATCCGGTTTAGGGATTAATAAGGCGGATGTCAATCAGTGCATTTATGATGTATTGATCAATGAAACACCTGTCAGCCAAGTGATTCATTCCACCAGTGTGGAAGGTTTATCGTTAATTCCAGCTACAATCGAATTGGCGGGAGCTGAAATTGAGCTAGTACAGACGCTCTCACGGGAACATCGTTTGAAACGCGCGCTTCATGGGATTCAGAACGACTATGATTTTATTCTGATCGATTGTCCACCTTCCCTGAGTGTGTTGACCATTAATTCCCTTACTGCCGCCAATTCGGTGTTGATTCCGATTCAATGCGAATTTTACGCGTTGGAAGGGTTGGGGCAGCTCTTAAATACGATCCGGATCGTGCAGAAGCACTTAAATAAACGATTGGAGATCGAAGGAGTATTACTTACGATGTTTGACGGTAGGACTAACTTATCCACTCAGGTGATGGACGAAGTAAAAAAATATTTTCAGCAGAAGGTATACAATACGGTAATTCCACGCAATGTCCGTTTAAGTGAAGCACCTAGCCATGGAACGCCCATTCTTCATTATGACGCCCGTTCAAAGGGATCCGAATGCTATGTGGAGTTGGCAAAGGAAGTGATTCAAAATGGCCGGTAA
- a CDS encoding reverse transcriptase/maturase family protein has product MQRAEIIISLLSQKAKNDECFVFRRLYRHLYNPDLYQNAFRHIYIGSEPKASELSMEIVDAIIQKMKTETYHPQPVIRPCGQQPPGCLSFEDRLVQEGLRQLLQAIYEPQFLESSHGFRPERSHLTALSAIKASFGKADWLITGKIKNVSHFDHDTLIQLLSRKIDDGRLLELIRRFLRAGYVEVNPADDSLVIQRGITPLLLNIYLHELDTLLQRLSLDYSNGRVQANKPEQMRTFERAENALKRVGSRLNEGLIDGDDSMVKYIRFADRFVVGITGSKRLAEAVRDEIQSFLKQTLKLELDTVYIANPAEKRVRFLDYEITRSIQDFSPETKKKVIPDIRLLVPGDVIRTKLRPFCKNGIPIHHHARIHWSVPDLIRRYTAEIRELYSYYHLAADVNAKLGRFRYYHYHSLAKTIARKEKRSVKQVLAKYGIEVKRRQGGGSKKMIGIRYQDEDGKEQMLTYFNEPLKRCDDPRYLSAR; this is encoded by the coding sequence ATGCAGAGAGCCGAAATAATCATATCGTTACTGAGTCAAAAAGCAAAAAACGATGAGTGTTTTGTCTTCCGCAGACTGTACCGTCATTTGTATAATCCAGACTTGTACCAGAATGCTTTTAGGCATATTTACATTGGGTCCGAACCCAAAGCTAGCGAGCTTTCAATGGAGATCGTGGACGCCATCATTCAAAAGATGAAAACAGAAACGTACCATCCCCAGCCAGTGATACGTCCATGCGGCCAGCAACCGCCTGGATGCCTTTCCTTTGAAGATAGACTGGTCCAAGAAGGATTACGGCAACTTCTTCAGGCTATTTATGAGCCTCAGTTTCTGGAATCCTCACACGGCTTCAGACCTGAGCGAAGTCATCTAACCGCTTTATCTGCAATCAAGGCATCTTTCGGGAAAGCCGATTGGCTTATCACGGGTAAAATCAAAAACGTTTCTCATTTCGACCATGATACACTTATTCAACTGCTCTCCCGCAAAATTGATGATGGTAGGTTGCTGGAACTCATTCGCCGGTTTCTCCGCGCAGGTTATGTGGAAGTAAACCCAGCGGACGATTCTCTGGTTATACAGCGAGGAATTACCCCGTTGCTGCTCAATATTTATCTGCATGAATTGGACACATTGTTGCAAAGGTTGTCGCTTGATTACAGCAACGGCAGGGTTCAAGCAAACAAACCCGAGCAGATGCGCACCTTCGAAAGAGCGGAGAATGCGCTGAAACGGGTCGGGAGTCGGTTAAATGAGGGCCTCATTGATGGCGACGATAGCATGGTGAAATATATCCGTTTTGCGGATAGGTTTGTAGTTGGGATCACCGGATCTAAACGATTGGCGGAGGCGGTCAGGGATGAGATCCAGTCTTTTCTTAAACAAACTCTCAAGCTGGAGTTAGATACAGTCTATATTGCTAATCCAGCAGAGAAAAGGGTGCGATTTCTCGATTATGAGATCACCCGATCAATTCAGGATTTCTCCCCGGAAACCAAAAAGAAAGTCATCCCAGATATACGGTTATTGGTGCCAGGTGATGTCATCCGCACTAAGCTCCGCCCTTTTTGTAAGAACGGGATACCGATCCATCACCATGCCAGAATCCATTGGTCTGTGCCTGATCTCATCAGACGTTACACTGCTGAGATCAGGGAATTGTACAGCTACTATCACTTGGCTGCCGATGTAAACGCCAAACTGGGAAGGTTCAGGTATTATCATTATCACAGTCTGGCAAAGACCATTGCCCGTAAGGAGAAGCGATCGGTCAAACAGGTGTTGGCTAAGTACGGGATCGAAGTAAAGCGGAGACAGGGCGGCGGAAGTAAAAAAATGATCGGGATAAGATACCAGGATGAAGATGGGAAGGAACAAATGTTAACCTATTTCAACGAACCGTTGAAGAGGTGCGATGATCCTCGCTATCTCTCGGCACGGTGA